From Methanobacteriaceae archaeon, a single genomic window includes:
- the psmA gene encoding archaeal proteasome endopeptidase complex subunit alpha, with product MQPLQNAGYDRAITVFSPDGRLFQVEYAREAVKRGTTSIGVKSSEGIVLAVDKRTTSKLVEASSIEKIFKIDEHIGAATSGLVADARALIERARVEAQINKITYSEPIRVTSLSKKLCDMLQLYTQNGGVRPFGSALIIGGVYDGKCKLFETDPSGALIEYKATAIGSGRSAAMEIFEEKYSDDLTLDEAIELALVAINESTDHETTSNNVEIAVIKVDDEKYVKLSQEEVQNYIDEVLVEEEEKEEEEESADCEEEAEE from the coding sequence ATGCAACCTTTACAAAATGCCGGATATGATAGAGCAATTACTGTATTTAGCCCAGATGGAAGACTTTTCCAAGTAGAATATGCAAGAGAAGCTGTTAAAAGAGGAACTACATCTATTGGTGTAAAAAGTTCTGAAGGTATTGTTTTAGCTGTTGATAAAAGGACTACTTCTAAATTAGTTGAAGCATCATCCATTGAAAAAATATTCAAAATTGATGAACACATTGGTGCAGCTACATCAGGACTTGTTGCTGATGCAAGAGCTTTAATTGAAAGAGCAAGAGTTGAAGCACAAATAAATAAAATAACTTATAGTGAACCTATTCGTGTAACTAGCTTATCTAAAAAATTATGTGATATGTTACAATTATACACTCAAAACGGTGGAGTAAGACCATTTGGTTCTGCTTTAATCATTGGTGGAGTATATGATGGTAAATGCAAATTATTCGAAACTGACCCAAGTGGAGCATTAATTGAATATAAAGCTACTGCTATTGGTTCAGGAAGATCTGCAGCTATGGAAATCTTTGAAGAAAAATATAGTGACGATTTAACTTTAGATGAAGCTATTGAATTAGCATTAGTAGCTATTAATGAATCTACTGATCACGAAACCACTTCAAATAACGTTGAAATTGCAGTTATTAAAGTTGATGATGAAAAATACGTAAAACTTTCTCAAGAAGAAGTACAAAACTACATTGATGAAGTACTTGTTGAAGAAGAGGAAAAAGAAGAGGAAGAAGAATCAGCTGATTGCGAAGAAGAAGCTGAAGAATAA
- the rrp41 gene encoding exosome complex exonuclease Rrp41: MMSEYIRKDGRKPNELRPIKIEAGVLERADGSAYLEFGGNKILVAVYGPRESYIRRLLKPNTGVIRCRYNMAPFSVDDRKRPGPDRRSSEISKITAEALKPALMLENYPRSMIDIYIEVIEAEGGTRCAGITAASVALVDAGIPMKDIVVGCAAGKVDDEIVLDLSEYEDKEGQADVPIAIMPRTGEITLLQSDGDLTEEEFQKAIDLAMEGCLKVSELQKEALMKKYSTE; encoded by the coding sequence ATAATGTCAGAATATATTAGAAAGGATGGTAGGAAACCTAATGAATTACGTCCTATTAAAATTGAAGCAGGTGTACTTGAACGTGCAGATGGTTCAGCTTACTTAGAATTTGGTGGAAATAAAATTTTAGTGGCTGTTTATGGTCCTAGAGAATCATATATTAGAAGATTACTTAAACCTAATACTGGAGTAATTAGATGCAGATACAACATGGCTCCGTTCTCAGTAGATGACAGAAAAAGACCAGGACCTGATAGAAGATCATCTGAAATCTCTAAAATTACTGCTGAAGCATTAAAACCAGCATTAATGTTAGAAAATTATCCTCGTTCAATGATTGATATTTATATAGAAGTAATAGAAGCTGAAGGTGGAACTCGTTGTGCTGGAATTACAGCTGCTTCTGTTGCTCTTGTTGATGCAGGAATTCCTATGAAAGATATTGTTGTGGGATGTGCTGCAGGTAAAGTTGATGATGAAATTGTACTTGATTTATCAGAATATGAAGATAAAGAAGGTCAAGCTGATGTCCCAATTGCTATAATGCCAAGAACTGGTGAAATTACTTTATTACAAAGTGATGGGGATTTAACTGAAGAAGAATTCCAAAAAGCTATTGATTTAGCAATGGAAGGTTGTCTTAAAGTTAGTGAACTTCAAAAAGAAGCTTTAATGAAAAAGTATTCTACTGAATAG
- the rrp4 gene encoding exosome complex RNA-binding protein Rrp4, with product MIYVENKDLVIPGQLLADDEYYSGRGTFKENGKVCSSLMGLVSLRNKKLRVIPLKSKYVPKKGDVVIGKIDDVRFSMWNVDINSPYSGILPAFEVFGREKKELNKVFDIGDVLFLRVVDVDEIKKAKLGLKGRGMGKFKGGIIVDIAPTKVPRLIGKKGSMINMIKDKTNCKIVVGQNGLVWVKGDKDMEQLTKSIIQLIEAEAHTSGLTNKIKNKLYLAIDGELPPEEVEAEEEQEFVLEKPKLQNFKEELEQEELAKQQAEEKKEKGDKPNIAEVIEELKRKNKSKKDGGLSYGDNSNSSFILNNK from the coding sequence ATGATATATGTGGAAAATAAAGATTTAGTTATTCCTGGTCAGTTATTGGCTGACGATGAATACTATTCTGGAAGAGGTACCTTTAAAGAGAATGGTAAAGTTTGTTCTTCTTTAATGGGACTTGTTTCTTTGAGGAATAAAAAACTTAGAGTTATTCCTCTTAAAAGTAAATATGTTCCTAAAAAAGGAGATGTTGTAATAGGTAAAATTGATGATGTTAGGTTCTCAATGTGGAATGTTGACATTAATTCACCTTATTCTGGAATTTTACCTGCTTTTGAAGTGTTTGGTCGTGAAAAAAAAGAACTCAATAAAGTTTTCGATATTGGGGATGTTCTATTTTTAAGAGTTGTCGATGTTGATGAAATCAAAAAGGCAAAACTCGGTTTAAAAGGAAGAGGAATGGGCAAATTTAAAGGCGGAATTATCGTAGATATTGCTCCAACCAAAGTTCCTAGGTTAATTGGTAAAAAAGGTTCTATGATCAACATGATTAAAGATAAAACCAATTGTAAAATTGTCGTTGGTCAAAATGGTCTTGTTTGGGTAAAAGGGGACAAAGACATGGAACAACTTACCAAAAGTATTATTCAGTTAATTGAAGCTGAAGCTCATACTTCTGGTTTAACCAATAAAATTAAAAACAAATTATACTTAGCTATTGATGGAGAATTACCTCCTGAAGAAGTTGAAGCTGAAGAAGAGCAAGAATTTGTTTTGGAAAAACCTAAACTTCAAAACTTCAAAGAAGAATTAGAACAAGAAGAACTTGCTAAACAACAAGCAGAAGAAAAGAAAGAAAAAGGCGACAAACCTAATATTGCTGAAGTTATTGAAGAATTGAAAAGAAAAAATAAAAGTAAAAAAGATGGTGGATTATCATACGGTGATAACTCAAACAGTTCTTTTATATTGAATAATAAATAA
- a CDS encoding zinc ribbon domain-containing protein: MKCKECGFENRKGAKFCTSCGSSLEEVPPKSGGNSKGIIIALIVIIVLLVCAIGFFALNNNSNSQSNDVPQQSTESQEIGSASSQVSSSDDDAKTQEVSSQTTESKSWESIGSYSGSGSGSKTITVPEGKIKVKLSAYPIKNYATNHLTVSGSNGESGGVDWGSKSAVETRSDSFTYTSDTSETFTIDYYETVSWEVEFLRYQ; encoded by the coding sequence ATGAAATGTAAAGAATGTGGGTTTGAAAATAGAAAAGGTGCTAAATTTTGTACAAGTTGCGGTAGTTCACTTGAAGAAGTACCTCCTAAATCTGGAGGTAACTCTAAAGGTATAATAATTGCTTTAATTGTTATTATTGTGCTATTAGTTTGTGCTATTGGATTTTTTGCATTAAATAATAATTCTAATAGTCAAAGTAATGATGTTCCGCAGCAAAGCACTGAATCTCAGGAAATTGGGTCTGCAAGTAGTCAGGTTTCAAGTAGCGATGATGATGCTAAAACTCAAGAGGTATCTTCCCAAACAACTGAATCTAAGTCATGGGAGTCCATAGGTAGTTATTCGGGGTCTGGGTCTGGATCTAAAACAATTACTGTTCCTGAGGGTAAAATTAAAGTAAAACTTTCTGCATATCCTATTAAGAATTATGCAACCAATCATTTAACAGTTTCCGGTTCTAATGGTGAGTCTGGTGGTGTGGATTGGGGTTCAAAAAGTGCTGTTGAAACTAGATCTGATTCATTCACTTATACTTCCGATACCTCTGAGACATTTACTATTGATTATTATGAAACTGTAAGTTGGGAAGTTGAATTCTTAAGATATCAATAA
- a CDS encoding RNase P subunit p30 family protein — protein sequence MFFDLNIKGSSLENNIKLANEASFYGWNHINFSYNTNDFLNAVDFKNDLENSLDGIIEFNYTLEIKSSNINDIQKSVNKFRKKASCISVVGGDLKVNRSTLENIKVDVLSRPYLRRYDSGLNHVLAKEAVKNNVAIELCFKDVLKSYLSHRSKVISNFKDIYTLYRKFDFPLVLSSRAESVFDIRTTHDFVAFFKQTGLTDAEINKSFETSSNILEYNKNREDLILKGVRRVRDEA from the coding sequence ATGTTTTTTGATTTAAATATTAAGGGAAGCAGCCTGGAAAACAATATTAAATTGGCTAATGAAGCTTCTTTTTATGGTTGGAATCATATTAATTTTTCATATAATACAAATGACTTTTTAAATGCTGTTGATTTTAAGAATGATTTGGAAAATTCATTGGATGGAATTATCGAATTTAATTATACATTGGAAATAAAATCATCAAACATTAATGATATTCAGAAGTCTGTTAACAAATTCAGGAAGAAAGCTTCCTGCATTTCTGTTGTTGGTGGTGATTTAAAAGTCAACAGGTCAACATTGGAAAATATAAAAGTGGATGTTTTATCAAGACCCTATCTTAGGAGATATGATAGTGGTTTAAATCATGTACTTGCAAAAGAAGCTGTAAAAAACAATGTAGCTATTGAATTATGTTTTAAGGATGTTTTGAAAAGTTATTTGTCACATAGATCAAAAGTTATTTCTAATTTTAAAGATATCTATACTTTATATAGGAAATTTGATTTTCCTTTGGTGTTGTCTTCAAGAGCGGAATCGGTATTTGATATCAGAACCACTCATGATTTTGTTGCTTTTTTCAAGCAGACTGGTTTGACAGATGCAGAAATTAATAAGTCTTTTGAAACTTCATCTAATATCCTAGAATATAATAAAAATAGGGAAGATCTAATTTTAAAAGGTGTTAGGAGGGTTAGAGATGAAGCTTAA
- a CDS encoding HD domain-containing protein → MSEKKKFIRDSVYGDINLNKFEVSIMDMPQFQRLRRIKQLGLISLIYPGANHTRFEHSIGTMNLGSKLAEELELEKDEIELIRTSALLHDIGHGPFSHVSEGVLSVPHEKLTEYVIKNTSMKDLLEEKFDVNEIVDIINGRGHLGPIVSGELDVDRMDYLLRDSHNTGVAYGVIDYERIISNLKLENGLILDIKGVQAAEGALVSRYFMYPSVYQHHTTRVVNSMFRRALKRTIDEKIIDENDIYKYDDNDMISIFRHCDNPFVNDIMNRLDTRRIMKRVKTIRLDNFKFPEKMYKINQDTLRKAEAEIAEDYGLDKDYVYINIAEYPRFDEMKTQVNVDGRLYPLTKISNIIGALSKARFNIPDISVYVDNDEKSKFEKFKLENYLELPEIDKDKFHGIHYDQIKLI, encoded by the coding sequence ATGAGTGAAAAGAAAAAATTTATCAGAGATAGTGTCTATGGAGATATTAACCTAAATAAATTTGAAGTTAGCATTATGGACATGCCACAATTCCAACGTTTAAGAAGAATTAAACAGTTAGGATTAATTAGTTTAATCTATCCTGGTGCAAACCATACTCGATTTGAGCATTCCATTGGAACAATGAACTTAGGATCAAAACTTGCAGAAGAACTTGAATTAGAAAAAGATGAAATAGAATTAATAAGAACCTCTGCACTACTTCACGATATTGGACACGGGCCATTTTCCCACGTATCTGAAGGAGTTTTATCTGTACCTCATGAAAAACTAACAGAATATGTTATTAAAAACACATCAATGAAAGATTTGCTTGAAGAAAAATTTGATGTAAATGAAATAGTTGATATCATAAATGGAAGAGGACATCTCGGTCCTATCGTTTCCGGAGAGCTTGATGTTGATAGAATGGATTATCTTTTAAGAGATTCACATAACACCGGTGTTGCATATGGAGTTATTGATTATGAAAGAATCATATCCAATTTAAAATTAGAAAATGGATTAATTTTAGATATTAAAGGAGTTCAAGCAGCTGAAGGAGCTCTTGTTTCCAGATATTTCATGTATCCAAGTGTATATCAGCACCACACCACAAGAGTTGTTAATTCAATGTTTAGAAGAGCTCTAAAAAGAACCATTGATGAAAAAATAATCGATGAAAATGATATTTACAAATATGATGACAATGACATGATTAGTATTTTTAGACATTGTGACAATCCATTTGTAAATGACATAATGAATAGACTAGACACTAGACGAATTATGAAAAGAGTCAAAACAATTCGTCTTGATAATTTTAAATTCCCTGAAAAGATGTATAAAATCAATCAAGACACATTAAGAAAAGCTGAGGCAGAAATAGCTGAAGATTATGGTCTTGATAAAGATTATGTTTATATTAATATTGCCGAATATCCTCGTTTTGATGAAATGAAAACACAAGTTAATGTTGATGGAAGATTATACCCTTTAACTAAAATATCAAATATTATTGGTGCATTAAGTAAAGCAAGATTTAATATCCCAGACATTAGCGTTTATGTGGATAATGATGAAAAATCAAAATTCGAGAAATTTAAATTAGAAAACTATTTAGAATTACCTGAAATTGACAAAGATAAATTTCATGGAATACATTATGATCAAATTAAATTAATTTAG
- a CDS encoding ribosome assembly factor SBDS: MVNIDEAIIAKYEYCGEHFEILVDPDLAADFRNPDGPDVAIEDLLAVEEIFKDSKKGDKASDEAMNKIFETTDPIEVSKIILEKGTVQLTADQKRKMQEDKRKLVINKIAKEAVNPQNGLPHPVQRIENACDEARVKFDPFTSVDQQVQVALKAIKPLIPIKFEKVKIAVRLPGASAGSAYSVIHGFGEILNEEWQQDGSWIGIIEMSGGLQDKFSAKMAEISGGDAETKIIK; encoded by the coding sequence ATGGTAAACATTGATGAAGCAATTATTGCTAAATATGAATATTGTGGTGAACACTTTGAAATATTAGTTGACCCTGATTTGGCAGCTGATTTTAGAAATCCAGATGGTCCTGATGTTGCTATTGAAGATCTTTTAGCTGTTGAAGAAATTTTCAAAGATTCCAAAAAAGGAGACAAAGCCTCTGATGAGGCTATGAATAAAATATTTGAAACTACTGACCCTATTGAAGTTTCTAAAATTATACTTGAAAAAGGGACCGTACAATTAACTGCTGATCAAAAAAGGAAAATGCAGGAAGATAAAAGGAAATTGGTTATTAATAAAATAGCTAAAGAAGCAGTTAACCCTCAAAATGGTTTACCTCATCCTGTTCAAAGAATTGAAAATGCATGTGATGAAGCTAGAGTCAAATTTGATCCTTTCACTTCTGTAGACCAGCAAGTACAAGTAGCACTAAAAGCTATTAAACCACTTATTCCAATTAAATTTGAAAAAGTTAAAATTGCTGTTAGATTGCCTGGAGCATCTGCGGGAAGTGCTTATTCTGTTATTCATGGATTTGGTGAAATTTTAAACGAAGAATGGCAGCAAGATGGTTCATGGATTGGTATTATTGAAATGTCCGGTGGTCTTCAAGATAAGTTTTCTGCTAAAATGGCTGAAATTTCAGGTGGAGACGCAGAAACCAAAATTATTAAATAA
- a CDS encoding zinc ribbon domain-containing protein, with protein MKNCDVCGTLNFKENNYCTHCGNKFILEHVCPYCGSVNENYTVYCVNCNRQINPIEIDDFDVLFTEYNENLLLNAQITDEEYNELLRDIFLRADFTEIHGSTIKDKILNLASIFAPCKTKARCYERGFIFLGNYIFYDDRLDESVQIATIIHELAHYLLFSIIEELLCCILNVKTSSTLQSFIWYFLTLPEFKIMNEYCAHTVEGRFIPYGYQNYGSFKLLIENTPFDDDSIRTMEKFGNSFANELIVYLEKYIDDDLRQEIKLQYKLDLKNPNYDSIVNETVDCFPLNIKNSLLIKILHDVLKESSNPEVIEELKNIKEGIDFN; from the coding sequence TTGAAAAATTGTGATGTTTGTGGAACCTTGAATTTTAAAGAAAATAATTACTGCACTCATTGTGGTAATAAATTTATTTTGGAACATGTTTGTCCTTATTGTGGTTCAGTTAATGAAAATTATACAGTTTATTGCGTTAATTGCAACAGGCAGATAAATCCAATTGAAATTGATGATTTTGACGTGTTATTCACTGAATATAATGAAAATTTACTATTAAATGCTCAAATAACTGATGAAGAGTATAATGAATTATTAAGAGATATATTTTTAAGAGCGGATTTCACTGAAATTCATGGTAGTACTATTAAAGATAAAATTTTAAATCTGGCAAGCATATTTGCTCCTTGTAAAACTAAAGCAAGATGCTATGAAAGAGGATTCATATTTTTAGGTAATTATATTTTCTATGATGATAGGTTGGATGAATCTGTTCAGATTGCAACAATAATTCATGAATTAGCTCATTATCTTTTGTTTTCAATTATTGAAGAATTGCTGTGCTGTATACTTAATGTTAAAACATCTTCAACATTACAAAGTTTCATCTGGTATTTTTTAACACTTCCCGAATTCAAAATCATGAATGAATACTGTGCACATACTGTTGAAGGTAGATTTATCCCATATGGGTATCAGAATTATGGATCTTTTAAGCTATTAATTGAAAATACTCCTTTTGATGACGATTCAATAAGAACTATGGAAAAATTTGGTAATTCATTTGCAAACGAATTAATAGTATATCTTGAAAAGTACATTGATGATGATTTAAGACAGGAAATAAAATTACAATATAAGTTGGATTTGAAAAATCCAAATTATGATTCAATTGTAAATGAAACGGTTGATTGTTTCCCGTTGAATATTAAAAATAGTTTGTTAATAAAAATTTTGCATGATGTTTTAAAAGAATCTTCAAATCCTGAAGTTATTGAAGAGTTAAAAAATATTAAAGAGGGGATTGATTTTAATTAA
- a CDS encoding winged helix-turn-helix domain-containing protein, protein MGNENDELLKLTSYVQISKYREKTLKSIGNDVKIPTNIAKDSGIRTNHISKVLSELKSKEIVECINEEARKGRLYRLTDTGKDVLESIKVKEDKENKD, encoded by the coding sequence ATGGGGAATGAAAATGATGAACTTTTGAAATTAACTTCATACGTTCAAATTTCTAAGTATAGAGAAAAAACATTAAAATCCATTGGCAATGACGTTAAAATACCAACCAACATTGCGAAAGATAGCGGAATTAGGACTAATCATATTTCAAAGGTTCTGAGTGAATTAAAAAGTAAAGAAATCGTCGAATGTATAAACGAGGAAGCTCGTAAGGGAAGATTATACAGATTGACCGATACTGGAAAAGATGTTTTAGAAAGTATTAAAGTGAAAGAGGATAAGGAAAATAAAGATTAA
- a CDS encoding Rpp14/Pop5 family protein: protein MKLKVLPPTLRKNNRYLTVDVKINSKITKDELVTIIWDACVRFQGELNTSNFNLWVMRFFEIEKCDGYYRYKSIIRCQRDYVDEVRSSFALTNKYNGNRIAITTIGLSGTIKGSEKYI, encoded by the coding sequence ATGAAGCTTAAAGTATTGCCACCTACACTAAGAAAAAATAATAGGTATCTTACAGTTGATGTTAAAATCAATTCAAAGATTACAAAAGATGAATTGGTTACAATTATTTGGGATGCATGTGTTCGTTTTCAAGGAGAACTTAATACATCTAATTTTAATTTATGGGTTATGAGGTTCTTTGAAATTGAAAAATGTGATGGTTATTATAGATATAAATCAATTATAAGATGTCAAAGAGATTATGTTGATGAGGTAAGGTCATCTTTTGCTCTTACTAATAAATATAATGGGAATAGGATTGCCATTACAACTATTGGATTATCTGGCACTATCAAAGGGTCTGAAAAATACATTTAG
- a CDS encoding UbiX family flavin prenyltransferase codes for MIVVGITGASGVIYGIRLLEALRELNIENALVMSDLAKVVIESETDYDVDDVIKMADNYYEFHDLTASINSGSFKTEGMVIVPCTMKTLSSIANGYGSNTITRVADVNLKEKRPLVIVPRETPLRIIHIQNMLTLSQEGATILPAMPGFYSNPKTIDDQINFVVGKILDSLKIDNDLFKRWE; via the coding sequence ATGATAGTTGTTGGAATTACTGGAGCAAGTGGAGTCATATATGGAATAAGACTTCTTGAAGCTCTTAGAGAATTAAATATTGAAAATGCATTAGTAATGAGTGATTTAGCCAAAGTAGTTATTGAATCAGAAACAGATTATGATGTGGATGATGTAATTAAAATGGCAGACAACTATTATGAATTCCATGACTTAACTGCTTCAATCAATAGTGGTTCATTTAAAACCGAAGGAATGGTTATAGTTCCGTGTACTATGAAAACCTTATCCTCAATAGCTAACGGATACGGTTCAAATACAATAACAAGAGTGGCAGATGTTAATTTAAAAGAAAAAAGACCACTAGTCATAGTTCCTCGTGAAACTCCACTAAGAATCATTCACATACAAAACATGCTAACATTATCACAAGAAGGAGCAACAATTTTACCTGCAATGCCAGGATTTTACTCCAATCCAAAAACAATTGATGACCAGATTAATTTTGTTGTTGGAAAGATATTAGATTCATTAAAAATTGATAATGATTTATTTAAAAGGTGGGAATGA
- a CDS encoding molybdenum cofactor guanylyltransferase has product MSNEIKNSENIKSCIILCGGQSRRMGQDKGSMIIQDKPMIKHILSTLNHYIDEAIIVLNDKSRVDRYSEFINSNDYSYQITFLEDKIKNKGPLPGIMTGLGKINSNYALVLPCDSPYVSEKYIETIFSQIDVNYQAIVPYHDETNRLKTSEPLHSIYKKEIIADIEKLVNDDILHIKGLIEKIDTKFVLIDNKKIEKKEFRNLNRPEDI; this is encoded by the coding sequence ATGAGTAATGAAATTAAAAATAGTGAAAATATTAAATCCTGTATAATTTTATGTGGAGGGCAAAGTAGAAGAATGGGTCAAGACAAAGGATCTATGATTATTCAAGATAAACCTATGATTAAACACATACTTTCTACTTTAAACCACTATATCGATGAAGCAATAATCGTTTTAAATGATAAATCTAGAGTTGATAGATATAGTGAATTTATCAACTCAAATGATTATTCATACCAAATCACTTTTCTAGAAGACAAAATCAAAAATAAAGGACCATTACCTGGAATTATGACTGGACTTGGAAAAATTAATAGCAATTATGCATTAGTTCTACCATGTGACAGCCCATATGTCTCAGAAAAATATATTGAAACTATTTTTTCACAAATTGATGTAAATTATCAAGCTATTGTTCCATATCATGATGAAACAAACAGATTAAAAACATCAGAACCACTTCATTCAATATATAAAAAAGAAATCATTGCTGATATTGAAAAATTAGTAAATGACGATATATTGCATATTAAAGGATTAATAGAAAAAATAGATACAAAATTTGTTTTAATTGATAATAAAAAAATAGAAAAAAAAGAATTCAGAAATCTTAATCGTCCAGAGGACATTTAA
- the rrp42 gene encoding exosome complex protein Rrp42, which translates to MDIVPEITRQSIADLVKNDKREDGRDLTEYRDITIETNVISKAEGSARVKLGGTQVIVGIKPQVGSPFPDTPDLGVLMTNCEMLPMADPTFEPGPPSEDSIELARVVDRGIRESELIDLDKLCIEEGKHVWMLFADLHIIDNCGNLFDACELAFMAALKSTKLPVASIVDDEVVLSEDETFDLPINNELALCTFVKIADKMVIDPTLDEQRVASARLNVGVTKDGRICSMQKGGDEPLTKDEIFYCVNTAIGKVKELLENL; encoded by the coding sequence ATGGATATTGTACCAGAAATTACAAGACAAAGTATTGCTGATCTTGTTAAAAATGATAAAAGGGAAGATGGCAGAGATTTAACTGAATATAGGGATATTACTATTGAAACCAATGTTATCTCTAAAGCAGAAGGTTCTGCTCGTGTAAAACTCGGAGGAACTCAAGTTATTGTTGGTATTAAACCACAAGTTGGTTCTCCATTCCCAGACACTCCTGATTTAGGAGTTTTAATGACTAATTGTGAAATGTTACCAATGGCTGATCCTACTTTTGAACCAGGACCACCTAGTGAAGATTCTATTGAACTTGCACGTGTAGTTGACAGAGGTATTCGTGAAAGTGAATTAATCGATTTAGATAAATTATGTATTGAAGAAGGAAAACACGTCTGGATGTTATTTGCAGACTTACACATTATCGACAACTGCGGAAATCTTTTCGATGCATGTGAATTAGCATTTATGGCTGCTCTTAAATCCACTAAATTGCCTGTTGCAAGCATTGTAGATGATGAAGTTGTTCTTAGTGAAGATGAAACCTTTGATTTACCAATCAACAACGAATTAGCTTTATGTACCTTTGTTAAAATTGCTGATAAAATGGTAATTGATCCTACTTTGGATGAACAAAGAGTTGCTAGTGCTCGTTTAAATGTTGGTGTTACTAAAGATGGTCGCATCTGCTCAATGCAAAAAGGTGGCGACGAGCCATTAACTAAAGATGAAATTTTCTATTGTGTAAATACTGCAATAGGAAAAGTTAAAGAATTACTTGAAAATCTTTAA
- the cbiT gene encoding precorrin-6Y C5,15-methyltransferase (decarboxylating) subunit CbiT has protein sequence MLDDKDFIKSWDVPGPTKEAIRAIILYKSEVTSNDRVVDCGCGTGGITCEFSQRAKEVISIDTNPEAIEVTSKNLKKFGLGDNVTLINDDGSQALKDISDIDIAIVGGSGRQLENILDVVDEKLNSKGRIIITAILVDTKVEAINKLKDLGYNPKIMEVNVSNGRVLDRGVLMISENPIAIITAKKR, from the coding sequence ATGTTAGATGACAAAGATTTTATTAAATCATGGGACGTTCCAGGACCTACTAAAGAAGCTATTAGAGCTATAATATTATATAAATCTGAAGTTACATCCAATGACAGAGTTGTTGATTGCGGATGTGGAACAGGTGGAATTACATGCGAATTTTCCCAAAGGGCAAAAGAAGTAATCTCCATTGACACCAATCCAGAAGCAATTGAAGTAACTTCAAAAAATCTTAAAAAATTTGGACTTGGAGATAATGTTACATTAATTAACGATGATGGTTCACAGGCATTAAAAGATATTTCAGATATTGACATAGCTATTGTTGGGGGCAGTGGCAGGCAACTTGAAAATATCTTAGATGTCGTTGATGAAAAATTAAATTCAAAAGGCAGAATTATCATAACCGCAATCTTAGTAGATACAAAGGTTGAAGCAATAAATAAACTTAAAGATTTAGGATATAATCCAAAAATCATGGAAGTTAATGTTTCAAACGGCAGAGTACTTGATCGCGGGGTTTTAATGATTAGCGAAAACCCGATTGCAATCATTACAGCTAAAAAAAGATAA